From a single Vibrio tubiashii ATCC 19109 genomic region:
- the tssJ gene encoding type VI secretion system lipoprotein TssJ, whose translation MNIRFWVPLLALWLSGCSLWSEDLGQPRLVVNLSAATNINPNAEGKPSPVELRVYQLTKRNAFEQADFIQIYDDDQGILKSELAVVRQLPSLLPGESRQEVIPLGAGVQFIGVIAGFADYREAKNKVIYQPVIVHSAAINIEVDGINLTVSGEEE comes from the coding sequence ATGAATATTCGATTTTGGGTACCGCTGCTGGCGCTGTGGTTGTCTGGCTGCAGTTTATGGAGTGAGGACTTAGGGCAACCAAGGTTGGTCGTTAATCTGTCGGCGGCAACAAACATTAACCCGAATGCAGAAGGTAAACCTTCTCCAGTGGAGCTGCGAGTGTACCAACTCACCAAACGCAATGCGTTTGAGCAAGCGGATTTTATTCAAATCTATGACGACGATCAGGGGATCTTAAAGTCTGAGCTAGCGGTTGTGCGTCAATTACCAAGCTTGTTGCCAGGTGAATCGCGTCAGGAGGTTATTCCATTGGGGGCCGGCGTTCAATTCATCGGTGTCATTGCGGGGTTCGCTGATTATCGCGAAGCAAAAAATAAGGTGATTTATCAACCTGTTATTGTCCATTCGGCGGCAATCAACATAGAAGTAGATGGCATCAATCTTACGGTGTCTGGGGAAGAAGAATAA
- the tssK gene encoding type VI secretion system baseplate subunit TssK — protein MDNNKVVWSEGMFLSPQHFQQQERYVENFTREFAGQVSPKCFGVTHLELDRSMLNIGKVSVRRAKGIFPDGTPFVVDQALVVDVPKNTHHKKVYLALPVTRPGAVDVGEDARLRHRALEHPVYDTSREQSDPAALELAILNIQLKLEGDELEDFVLLAIAEISEHKSEGAVVLNQAFVPQCLHFGVSTYLSDCIADVFAQVQYRSRAIHARLQAEANSKSYQSLMRDYLWLQVLGSWMPKLEQWHLDPTLLTRHLYLECVSMAGQMQGLEGKMPKSFPAWNPDDLYAVFSTVFSELLVLLREVQIDNVSTLAWDKQLFVSRRLLRTIVDDRSLYHEGRFIMVVSSSIGATRLGEEFPRAAKLAGNSDIAGLVRNALSGIPLRHLPYAPSELKSLNDAAYFEVDTKSDLWQTLVKRDEAIALHIDERIDDIRVDFHVIR, from the coding sequence ATGGACAACAATAAAGTTGTATGGAGTGAGGGGATGTTTTTATCGCCCCAGCACTTCCAGCAGCAAGAGCGCTATGTTGAGAACTTCACGCGTGAGTTTGCAGGTCAAGTCAGCCCGAAGTGCTTCGGTGTTACGCACCTCGAGTTAGATCGTTCAATGCTCAATATTGGCAAAGTCTCTGTGCGCCGTGCTAAAGGGATATTCCCAGATGGTACCCCTTTTGTGGTTGATCAAGCGCTGGTCGTTGATGTGCCTAAAAACACCCATCACAAAAAAGTGTATTTGGCGCTTCCGGTTACCCGACCAGGCGCCGTAGATGTGGGCGAGGACGCCAGATTAAGGCACCGTGCTCTGGAACATCCTGTGTATGACACAAGCCGAGAGCAAAGTGATCCCGCCGCGTTGGAATTGGCCATTTTGAATATACAACTCAAGCTTGAAGGGGATGAGCTTGAGGACTTTGTCTTGTTGGCCATCGCGGAAATCAGTGAGCATAAGTCTGAGGGTGCGGTTGTGCTCAATCAAGCCTTTGTTCCCCAGTGTTTGCATTTTGGGGTCTCGACTTATTTGTCTGATTGTATCGCGGATGTGTTTGCACAGGTTCAGTACCGTTCGCGCGCCATTCATGCCCGCCTTCAGGCAGAGGCAAACAGCAAAAGTTACCAATCTTTGATGCGTGACTATCTATGGCTACAGGTGTTGGGGAGTTGGATGCCGAAACTTGAACAGTGGCATCTCGATCCTACGTTATTGACGCGACACCTGTACCTAGAATGTGTGTCGATGGCCGGTCAGATGCAAGGGCTTGAAGGTAAGATGCCAAAATCTTTTCCTGCTTGGAACCCAGACGATCTCTACGCGGTGTTTTCGACGGTGTTCTCCGAGCTCTTAGTCTTGTTACGCGAAGTGCAAATTGACAATGTTTCCACCTTAGCTTGGGACAAGCAACTGTTTGTTAGTCGTCGTTTGCTGCGCACCATAGTGGACGATCGCAGCCTGTATCATGAAGGTCGATTTATCATGGTGGTGTCGTCGTCTATTGGGGCGACTCGCTTGGGTGAAGAGTTCCCTCGCGCTGCTAAGTTAGCCGGCAACAGTGATATCGCAGGGTTGGTGCGTAATGCGCTGTCTGGCATTCCATTACGTCATTTGCCGTATGCTCCGTCGGAGCTTAAATCGTTGAACGATGCTGCCTATTTCGAAGTCGACACTAAGTCGGACTTGTGGCAAACCCTTGTCAAGCGAGACGAGGCAATCGCGTTACATATCGACGAACGAATCGATGACATTCGTGTCGACTTCCATGTGATTAGGTAG
- a CDS encoding type VI secretion system-associated FHA domain protein, which produces MPLSIRIISSPDGESIAEWNQAFPEDGGDIGRAFGNTLQLSDASREISGTHAIIRKNSRGYQIADNSTNGLFINGSDKPLGNGNQSTLSDGDVLDIGRYRLLVSCFVPDLAVVKSGLGAERHSPFGDDPFSQETPIVGEIPTEEVDEPEVVISTLDVVDDDPFVAHVPPPQQAAASLDLEFQSADEDPLAEAEVRAIFPPSEVSAARHPDLGTSVRPTAYALAELQHHDQRSQDRTDKALEMALTRLLSDISPTAMESMFDELSGNGFWSRKPKYWEMYKHYFHRQVDNRDWQVKFQAYFREALRLQRNLEGEK; this is translated from the coding sequence ATGCCTCTATCAATCAGAATAATCAGTTCTCCGGACGGTGAAAGCATTGCCGAGTGGAATCAAGCCTTTCCTGAAGACGGTGGTGATATCGGTCGTGCTTTCGGGAACACATTGCAGCTCAGTGATGCCAGTCGGGAAATTTCGGGAACGCATGCGATCATTCGCAAGAATTCGCGTGGGTACCAAATTGCCGACAACAGTACCAACGGGTTGTTTATCAATGGATCTGACAAGCCATTAGGGAATGGAAACCAATCGACTCTTAGCGATGGAGACGTGCTGGATATCGGTCGTTACCGCCTACTGGTGTCGTGTTTTGTTCCTGATCTTGCTGTTGTGAAATCTGGATTGGGAGCGGAGCGTCATTCCCCTTTTGGAGACGACCCGTTTAGTCAAGAGACTCCTATCGTTGGTGAGATCCCAACTGAAGAAGTGGATGAACCGGAGGTCGTGATCTCCACGTTGGATGTGGTTGATGACGATCCGTTTGTCGCCCATGTCCCTCCTCCTCAACAGGCGGCGGCGTCGTTAGATCTTGAGTTTCAATCTGCGGATGAGGACCCGCTTGCCGAGGCTGAGGTCAGGGCGATCTTCCCACCGTCGGAGGTGTCTGCTGCTCGTCATCCGGATCTCGGCACGTCTGTTCGCCCTACAGCCTATGCGTTAGCGGAATTGCAACATCATGACCAACGCTCCCAAGACCGAACTGACAAAGCCTTAGAAATGGCGTTGACCCGTTTGTTGTCAGACATTTCACCAACTGCCATGGAGAGCATGTTTGATGAGCTGTCTGGTAACGGGTTTTGGTCTCGCAAGCCTAAGTATTGGGAGATGTACAAACATTACTTTCATCGTCAGGTCGACAATCGTGACTGGCAAGTGAAGTTTCAAGCGTACTTTCGAGAGGCGCTGCGTCTTCAGAGAAATTTAGAAGGGGAAAAGTGA